The sequence taaaaataaaaataacagttcgttaaaactgaaacgaccaaaatttgataatgtttcatatattaattaacgatatttatttatttattatttattcgatCCTTAAAAATGATCACGTGCATTCGTGCAACCCTTGACTCGTATCATCGTTTATCTGCTACCGTAGAAATAACGCAACTATCAGAGTACTGTTACACTACCACAGTGTCTAACACAACAAATGCCCCAAATTTTACCATCAATTCGCTCTTTAATCGCATCTCCTCTTTCTAATATTTCTCTAAACCCTAAATTAATCTCCAGATACACACCGCCAATATCTCAATTCAGCATATCTGTTAACCTTCATCGTACATCTCAATCAGTTTCATCCAGCAGTAGATCTAGGGTTTTATCAAGTATGTCTACCAATGGGGGTAACGCTGTAGCTCAATTCAATCTATCTCCAACCACTGCCCTCAAAATTCAAAAAGGGGATATCACTCGTTGGTTCATCGATAGCTCTTCCGATGCcattgtatgtgtatatatatgaacgtatatgCATTAATTAAAATGTTTAATTGATATATTGTAATGGTGATTTTGTTTGTGTTATGCATAGGTCAATGCAGCAAACGAGCGGATGCTTGGCGGTGGTGGTGTTGATGGaggttaataataatttattactATTAGTAACTATTTGTATATATTATGCTATTTTTTTATTCATGATGATTTTGCTTACAGTACTAACTACCTGATATGTATGATCAATGAATTTTTAATAAGTTCTATATCATCGGTAAATTTATAGTAAAAAAAAAACCTCACTTCTTTTCGTTTCTGTATGTATAGAGTAATAATTATAACTCAAATAGTAAAGCTTGATGTTGTATTGTTTGgtattatgataaaaaaaaaaactgtattTCTTGAAATAGCAATTGCTGCTTCATGATAACAAAGGTGTTAGTACCTTTATTTTATCAAAGGTGTAGATCGGATAATAATTTCTTCAATCACAACCCTTGATTTGTTGCTGCGAGAAACTCTACTTCTGCAGTTGATTGACCTACTGTGTCTTGCTTCTTTACACACCATGATATAATACAAGAACGAATACTAAAACAGTATTAATAGGTACTCTTCTTTTCGTCAACAGAACCACCCCAATCACTGTTTGAAAAACCAATGAGATAAAAGTTCTGACTTTGTTCGAACTTGACACCACAACTGAGAGTTCCTTCGATGTATGATATATCTTGTTTCGCTCCTCTTAAGTGAACTTCATTTAAAAAGATGCAATAAAATCATATACACCCTTTTTATTAACCATAAGAATAGGTTCTGACAAGCTTCTTGTGAATCCCAAGCTATGCGAGTGTTCATCTCTTTTGATGTACCAAGCTGTTGGTGCTTGCTTCAAGTCCTAAATAACCTTTTTGAGTGGGTATACGTTATCCTTCTTTCGTCTGACAATGAAGCCTTTAGGTTGCTCAATGTAGCTTTCTTCCTCCAATTTCACGTCCAAGTAAAATACTTTCCAACCCCTAATAGTTGATAAGTTATTAACAACCTTATGGTGTCTAAATGAGCGACCACAACCTATGTTTCATAATAATCAACACCAAAAATTTGAGCATACTTCTTGACGACAAGCCTTGCTATTTACTTGTTAATGGTGATATCAGCATTTAGCTTTGTTCAAGTAAAACCCATTTTTCTGGTTTTTTTGACTAATTACCATGTCTTGTTCTTGTAAATGATCGGCATCTTTTCCTGCACAAGACTGACTAATAAAATAAACAAACTCTAACTAAAGCTAAACACTTAGAAATGAAAGCAACCCACGTGACTGAAGCATGTTCTCAACAATTGTTAATAAATGTATGTAATTATGATAGCTATACACCGAGCTGCGGGGCCAGAATTGCGAACAGCATGTTATAACGTTCCTGAAGTTCGTCCAGGAGTTCGTTGTCCAACTGGAGAAGCTAGAATTACTCCGTATGTTTTTGAGACTTTGATCTATCATAATTATGTATGCTTTGTTTCATTGCGGGGCTCATATATTTAATGATTTTTACAGAGGATTCAAATTGCCTGCATCTCATGTGATTCACACTGTCGGACCTGTTTATGATGAAGATAGCAACGCTGCAGTCTCATTGAGCAATGCTTACAGGTATCTTTTTAGAGATTTGCGGTCACCTATTTAAATACACTTATTTCCTTTGCAAATGACATAATGTTAGTAACTGACTAACTGTGTATTAAATTTGGCCTGTCATGGGCTGGTTGGGGTTGCCACTTGCTAGTATTTCAACTCCATATTAATATCTCACATAACGTTTTACTGATTTTTGTTGTAAAAAGTTGATTTTTTTTTCCCCTTTCATATGGCTCTGTTTCAGTAATAGTCTGCGTGTTGCAAGAGAGAAGAATATTCAGTATGTCGCATTTCCTGCCATATCTTGTGGCGTGTATGGGTGAGTTGATACATTTCACATCTGAATGATACATATTAAGAAAAGTGAATTTTTTCTGCAATCTTCCGTAAAATCTTAAAACCAAGTGAAATGACCTGCAATGCAACAATGAATAACAGATGTATGTCTTAATCTTAAATCTTTGTTAAAGATACAAAGTAACTCTTCTAATATTCCTGTTGACCTGTTAATGTCAAAAGTTGACGTAAATTTTGCCACTTAAGTAAATGAATTGAAGTTCTGGGCTCTAGTATTTATATCTTAATCTTTATTTGGATTACAGTTCTACTAGTTATGAATGTAATAGAGTCGTAACTATCATTTCAGATATCCTTTTGATGACGCTGCTACTGTGGCCATATCTACAATAAAAGAGCATTGCAATGACATTAAAGAGGTAATAACGCCCCTAGAGTACGCTAGTTTTTCATATAAGCTTACTAGTTAACAATCAACACCTTTAGACCGTATGATTGTGTCGTATTTGCAGGTTCACTTTGTGCTTTTTTTGGATGATATATTTAACGTTTGGTTGAAAAAGGCTGAAGAGTTACTCCCATAGTATCGCATGCATTGACATTAAATATCTATCGTCCAAATCAAGTAATGTTAGTCTAGGTTGCTCTCTCAAATCTCCGTATCCTTTCATTTATTTGCTTTCTTGGTTGGTAATGTAGGTTTCAGGGCCACTTTTAGTTATCAACTTCAAAATTATTGGTATTAGCTACTTATCACCTGTTATAATTTCTCGTCCATGGTGTACTATTCATGAAGATTTAGATGCTTTTTACTACCTATTTCACATGAGTATGTTTTGTTTTTGGGATACTTGATTTGAATATGTTAAGGGAGTATCCAactatgactcgttatttacaaggTGTACCATTTTGGTATATTGTGTGTACTTTCAGCGTTGGATATTCTATATATTCACTTCGTTTTACTTGTAGTTGTAATGCAATTAAAATTGTACGTGAATATGCATGTGCATCTATCCGTGATTTGGTGCATTTTCTGGTGGTGACATTAGTATTTTCCGACCGGTTTGCTCCAGATATGCTTCTGGTTGTTTAGGATTGTGGTGGTGTACCGGTCTTCTTAGGTGTAGTTTTTCTTGTCGGGGATTTGGTTGAGTTAACCTGGAGATACCCGGTTAGTCCATTGCTTTTAACTTACGAGAGGCGATTGTCTCTCGGGTTGCGACGGGCACTCGGCTCGTGCATCTCTTGAGGCCGACTCGAGGGTCGTTTCAGTTCCGTAAAAAACCACCCTATTTCCTTTTTTTGTGGAAAAACGATAAAACTTTTATAT comes from Rutidosis leptorrhynchoides isolate AG116_Rl617_1_P2 chromosome 4, CSIRO_AGI_Rlap_v1, whole genome shotgun sequence and encodes:
- the LOC139840063 gene encoding uncharacterized protein, which encodes MPQILPSIRSLIASPLSNISLNPKLISRYTPPISQFSISVNLHRTSQSVSSSSRSRVLSSMSTNGGNAVAQFNLSPTTALKIQKGDITRWFIDSSSDAIVNAANERMLGGGGVDGAIHRAAGPELRTACYNVPEVRPGVRCPTGEARITPGFKLPASHVIHTVGPVYDEDSNAAVSLSNAYSNSLRVAREKNIQYVAFPAISCGVYGYPFDDAATVAISTIKEHCNDIKEVHFVLFLDDIFNVWLKKAEELLP